In Desulfobacterales bacterium, a single window of DNA contains:
- a CDS encoding Bax inhibitor-1/YccA family protein — translation MQPVSLQRDQAQIQVNEFIRSVYNWMAIGLALTGFVAYYVSQNETLYNLILGNRLIFFGLIIAELALVFSISARVHKMQASTATGLFVLYAALNGATLSMIFLAYTRSSITSTFFICAATFVACSIYGMTTKRDLTSMGGFMMMGLFGIIIASVVNMFVRSTGMAMIISYIGVFVFIGLTAYDTQQLKAMALTQPAGLEAGVVRKGAILGALKLYLDFINLFLMLLHIFGRRD, via the coding sequence ATGCAACCTGTTTCACTTCAACGTGACCAGGCTCAGATTCAGGTTAATGAATTTATCAGAAGCGTATATAACTGGATGGCCATCGGTTTAGCCCTGACCGGGTTTGTCGCGTATTATGTTTCTCAAAATGAGACGCTATACAACCTTATATTAGGAAATCGACTGATATTTTTTGGCTTGATTATTGCCGAGTTGGCTCTAGTGTTCAGTATCAGCGCCAGGGTTCATAAAATGCAGGCTTCAACCGCTACCGGGCTTTTTGTGCTCTACGCAGCCTTAAACGGTGCCACTTTATCAATGATTTTCTTGGCTTATACCCGATCAAGCATAACATCCACCTTTTTTATCTGCGCCGCCACATTTGTTGCCTGCAGCATATATGGCATGACCACCAAGCGGGACCTGACATCGATGGGCGGCTTTATGATGATGGGACTCTTCGGTATTATTATTGCGTCGGTAGTGAATATGTTTGTCCGGAGCACCGGCATGGCCATGATCATCAGCTATATCGGCGTATTTGTGTTTATCGGCCTGACGGCTTATGATACACAGCAACTGAAAGCCATGGCCTTGACCCAGCCTGCAGGCCTTGAAGCCGGTGTGGTTCGCAAAGGGGCTATTTTAGGAGCACTTAAACTGTACCTGGACTTTATCAACCTCTTTCTCATGCTGCTTCATATTTTCGGACGAAGAGATTAA